The following are encoded in a window of Geobacter metallireducens GS-15 genomic DNA:
- a CDS encoding sensor histidine kinase, translating into MKQFRFSFSFLILSSLSFILVLTWVLLSLISFKTAENDLLQQKSDKARLLLASFTALVPRDPAAVASSPASTLAQRFAREGEFVGLTVSGRDGTVLYSLGSEVLGDGMLAETIASGAELARFSGGRGTLRRYAPLVRDGRSVGAVRLELSLKGEQKLLAQSRHLFLAYCVLDFLLLLAVGSFLLSRFIVAPVRRLLATTERIGQGDYSHRAAVGGGREIAELAESFNGMVDALRAKQEEADRYVRSLEQANRELQKAREEALRSEKLASVGLLAAGTAHEIGTPLTSIMGYAGLLMDEVADDPRKADYLRRIERDAERIDRIVRDLLNFARPAEGTTETVDVVALVASTLEMLELQGAFKGIAVTVDAAGELPPIVVDPFQLQQVLINLFINARDAMSDGGKLDVRTSADWFTPPVQTTGSSLHVSGRRREDFDGVFRASFAAESEPVPCVRIEVADTGCGIAPERLGRIFDPFFTTKEPGKGTGLGLAISARIVDSFDGRITVESSVGKGTTFVIWLPVAGSVTDKGMEQ; encoded by the coding sequence GTGAAGCAGTTTCGCTTCAGCTTCAGCTTCCTGATCCTCTCGTCCCTCTCCTTCATCCTGGTCCTCACCTGGGTGCTCCTCAGCCTCATCTCCTTCAAGACTGCCGAGAACGACCTCCTGCAGCAGAAAAGCGACAAGGCGCGGCTTCTCCTCGCGTCCTTCACGGCCCTGGTCCCCCGGGACCCGGCGGCCGTGGCGTCGTCTCCGGCCAGCACCCTGGCACAGCGGTTCGCCCGGGAAGGGGAGTTCGTGGGGCTCACGGTGTCAGGACGCGACGGCACGGTGTTGTACAGTCTGGGATCGGAAGTCCTCGGCGACGGGATGCTCGCCGAAACCATCGCGTCCGGCGCTGAGTTAGCCCGGTTTTCCGGGGGACGCGGGACACTGCGCCGTTATGCGCCCCTTGTGCGCGACGGGAGATCCGTGGGGGCAGTCCGACTTGAGCTGTCATTAAAGGGAGAGCAGAAGCTCTTGGCCCAGTCGCGGCATCTCTTCTTGGCGTACTGTGTCCTTGATTTTCTCCTGCTTCTGGCGGTTGGCTCGTTCCTCCTCTCTCGCTTCATCGTGGCTCCCGTGCGCAGGCTTCTGGCAACCACCGAGCGCATCGGTCAGGGTGACTACAGCCATCGGGCCGCGGTGGGGGGCGGACGGGAGATCGCCGAATTGGCTGAATCATTCAACGGCATGGTCGATGCCCTGCGAGCCAAGCAGGAGGAGGCCGACCGGTATGTCCGGTCCCTGGAGCAGGCCAACCGGGAGCTCCAGAAAGCCCGGGAAGAGGCGCTTCGTTCCGAAAAACTGGCATCGGTGGGGCTTCTGGCTGCTGGTACAGCCCACGAGATCGGCACTCCCCTCACGTCAATTATGGGGTATGCGGGGCTTCTCATGGACGAGGTGGCCGATGACCCCCGAAAAGCCGACTACCTGCGCCGCATCGAACGGGATGCGGAGCGGATCGACCGGATCGTACGCGACCTCCTCAATTTTGCCCGCCCCGCCGAGGGGACCACGGAGACCGTCGATGTGGTCGCTCTCGTGGCCTCGACCCTGGAGATGCTCGAACTGCAGGGGGCCTTCAAGGGGATTGCAGTGACCGTGGACGCCGCCGGGGAGCTTCCCCCGATCGTGGTTGACCCATTCCAGCTCCAGCAGGTGCTCATCAACCTGTTCATAAACGCCCGCGACGCCATGTCCGATGGCGGCAAACTTGACGTCAGAACCAGTGCCGACTGGTTCACTCCCCCCGTTCAGACCACCGGTTCGTCTCTCCATGTCAGCGGGCGCCGCAGGGAAGATTTCGACGGCGTGTTCCGCGCATCCTTCGCCGCCGAGAGTGAACCGGTCCCCTGTGTCCGTATCGAGGTGGCCGACACCGGCTGCGGCATTGCACCGGAAAGACTCGGGCGGATCTTCGACCCGTTCTTTACCACCAAGGAACCCGGCAAGGGGACCGGCCTCGGGCTTGCCATCTCGGCCCGCATCGTCGATTCCTTCGACGGGCGGATCACCGTGGAGAGCTCTGTGGGGAAGGGGACCACGTTTGTCATCTGGCTCCCGGTCGCCGGGAGCGTGACGGACAAAGGAATGGAGCAATGA
- a CDS encoding sigma-54-dependent transcriptional regulator has protein sequence MKQRVLVIDDEENLRHMLGAMLRKNGYHADEAADGEQALAMAGEHPYDFIICDIRMPVLDGLGFLRRAQEAGIGGTIIMMSAYGTIDTALQCMKEGAYDYVSKPFKNDEILLVLKKAEERERLKTENCRLRAEVAREYSFGAIVSRNPRMREIFELIRKVCDVKTSVLVLGESGTGKELVARAIHHNGSRRDAPFVAVNCGAIPEHLLESELFGHVRGAFTDAASDRTGLFEEAHGGTLFLDEIGEMPPSLQVKLLRVLQEGEVRRVGAERLSKVDVRVISATSRDLEREVAEGHFREDLFFRLNVVSITLPPLRERLEDVPLLAGHFLNKHGTSLGRPGARVSPEALRLLSAYAWPGNVRELENCIERALILGDGDVVGPGALPDGLRGGGAGWAMVGPDNDNLSIKKAEERLEREFIRRALEKTGGNRTHAARILEISHRALLYKLKEYDME, from the coding sequence ATGAAACAACGGGTGCTGGTCATCGACGACGAGGAGAACCTGCGGCACATGCTTGGGGCCATGCTTCGCAAGAACGGCTACCATGCCGACGAGGCGGCGGACGGTGAGCAGGCCCTCGCCATGGCGGGGGAGCATCCCTATGACTTTATCATCTGCGATATCCGGATGCCGGTCCTGGATGGGCTCGGTTTCCTCCGCAGGGCCCAGGAGGCGGGGATAGGTGGCACCATCATCATGATGTCCGCCTATGGCACCATCGATACGGCGCTCCAGTGCATGAAGGAGGGGGCCTACGACTACGTTTCCAAGCCCTTCAAAAACGACGAGATCCTGCTGGTGCTCAAGAAGGCCGAGGAGCGGGAGCGGCTCAAAACGGAAAACTGCCGGCTGCGGGCTGAGGTTGCCCGGGAGTACTCCTTCGGCGCCATCGTGAGCCGCAATCCTCGGATGCGGGAGATTTTCGAGCTCATCCGCAAGGTCTGCGACGTGAAGACTTCGGTCCTCGTCCTGGGCGAATCGGGCACCGGCAAGGAACTGGTGGCCCGGGCCATTCACCACAACGGGAGCCGCCGGGATGCTCCCTTTGTGGCGGTAAACTGCGGCGCCATCCCCGAGCACCTTCTGGAATCGGAGCTCTTCGGCCACGTGCGGGGCGCCTTCACCGACGCCGCCTCCGACCGGACCGGGCTCTTCGAGGAGGCCCACGGCGGCACCCTTTTCCTGGACGAAATTGGCGAGATGCCCCCCTCGCTCCAGGTGAAGCTGTTGCGGGTCCTCCAGGAGGGGGAGGTGCGGCGCGTGGGGGCCGAGCGCCTCTCAAAGGTCGACGTGCGGGTTATCTCGGCCACATCCCGGGATCTGGAGCGGGAGGTGGCCGAGGGGCACTTCCGCGAGGATCTCTTCTTCCGTCTTAACGTCGTCAGCATCACCCTTCCCCCCCTGCGGGAGCGGCTGGAGGACGTGCCGCTCCTCGCGGGCCATTTTCTTAATAAACACGGCACTTCCCTTGGGAGGCCGGGAGCGCGGGTGTCTCCCGAGGCGTTGCGGCTCCTTTCCGCGTACGCATGGCCCGGCAACGTGCGGGAGTTGGAGAACTGCATTGAGCGGGCCCTCATCCTGGGAGACGGTGATGTTGTCGGCCCCGGGGCGCTCCCGGACGGGCTGCGGGGAGGTGGCGCGGGGTGGGCTATGGTGGGCCCGGACAACGACAATCTCTCCATCAAAAAGGCCGAGGAGCGGCTTGAGCGGGAGTTCATACGCCGCGCCCTCGAAAAGACCGGCGGCAACCGCACCCACGCGGCCCGGATCCTGGAAATCAGCCACCGTGCTTTGCTCTACAAACTGAAAGAGTATGATATGGAATAA
- a CDS encoding pilus assembly FimT family protein has protein sequence MVPARISCHGGNVGCDRGFTLLELILVVAIISVMSAIAVPAFSSFYGDFRLKSVAREIRDLIRDAKLLSIQDKPCAILFDPDRCMATLVSGKGPDDEWGTGDESVVRTLTLPEGVRYGYGSRGPLKGRTKAEDGISFGDNRFVCDAGITGDWGAVYLQSQAGSAMVITVNSKEFNLGVYKWRGGAWVEI, from the coding sequence ATGGTGCCAGCACGCATCTCATGTCATGGCGGGAACGTCGGATGTGATAGAGGCTTCACGCTTCTTGAACTCATCCTTGTGGTGGCGATCATCAGCGTCATGAGCGCCATTGCGGTGCCGGCGTTCAGCAGTTTCTACGGTGACTTCCGGCTCAAATCCGTCGCCCGGGAGATCAGAGACCTCATTCGGGATGCAAAGCTGCTGAGCATCCAGGACAAACCGTGCGCAATCCTGTTCGATCCCGACAGATGCATGGCAACGCTTGTCTCCGGAAAGGGGCCTGATGACGAATGGGGAACCGGCGATGAGTCGGTTGTCAGAACATTGACTCTTCCCGAGGGAGTTAGGTACGGCTATGGCAGCCGCGGACCCTTGAAAGGGCGGACGAAGGCGGAGGACGGCATAAGCTTCGGGGATAACCGATTTGTCTGCGATGCCGGCATCACGGGAGATTGGGGCGCCGTCTACCTCCAGAGCCAGGCAGGTAGTGCCATGGTGATAACGGTCAATTCCAAAGAATTTAATCTGGGTGTCTACAAGTGGCGTGGAGGGGCGTGGGTGGAAATCTAG
- a CDS encoding GspH/FimT family pseudopilin, which translates to MISKAHNNRGFSLIELIVTVAIIGILAGIGTVMYLRELPLYRLKDATRLLFSDIQSARICALRNGAPCTLEQFPTNGNGYRIVQNGTVLKTIDLGGFTGVSFGSLNADAPAPDSGTFTSNQLVIQPSGIASTGNFYLKDNRNPADGRRIAVNAAGRPIISSWDSSTSTYK; encoded by the coding sequence ATGATTTCCAAAGCACACAACAACCGAGGATTCTCACTCATCGAGTTGATTGTTACCGTTGCGATTATCGGCATCCTTGCCGGAATCGGGACGGTCATGTACCTGCGTGAGCTCCCGCTCTATCGGCTCAAGGATGCAACGCGCCTACTGTTCAGCGATATCCAGAGTGCCCGCATCTGCGCCCTGCGCAACGGTGCTCCGTGCACCCTTGAGCAGTTCCCGACCAATGGAAACGGTTATCGAATTGTCCAGAACGGGACGGTTCTCAAGACAATTGATTTGGGCGGTTTCACCGGCGTTTCATTCGGTAGCCTGAATGCCGACGCCCCTGCTCCCGATTCAGGGACCTTCACCAGCAACCAACTGGTCATTCAGCCCAGCGGAATTGCATCGACGGGAAATTTCTACCTCAAGGATAATCGCAACCCGGCGGATGGGAGAAGGATCGCGGTCAATGCCGCCGGCCGGCCGATAATTTCCTCGTGGGACAGTTCAACCTCCACCTATAAATGA
- a CDS encoding type IV pilus modification PilV family protein: protein MKAVANNGLFFRSNAGFSLLEALIAIAILSVVMLGTASMLFTGMSGSLGSNNRYVATATAQSRIEALMNTPFASLASQLTPITTVSNGISYNTKWQVNNLTSNLAFINMSTTWTDKNGRHGMNFSVVRSR from the coding sequence ATGAAGGCCGTTGCGAATAATGGCTTATTTTTTCGAAGCAATGCAGGTTTCTCCCTGCTTGAGGCACTGATTGCCATTGCTATCCTATCCGTGGTGATGCTGGGGACGGCTTCGATGCTGTTCACGGGGATGTCGGGGAGTTTGGGGAGCAATAACCGGTATGTCGCCACCGCAACGGCCCAGTCCCGGATCGAAGCCCTCATGAATACTCCCTTCGCCAGCCTTGCCAGCCAGCTTACGCCAATAACGACCGTTTCCAACGGCATCAGTTACAACACAAAGTGGCAGGTAAACAATCTCACCAGCAATTTGGCCTTTATTAATATGTCCACTACGTGGACCGACAAAAACGGCAGGCACGGCATGAATTTTTCAGTCGTCAGGTCCCGGTGA
- a CDS encoding prepilin-type N-terminal cleavage/methylation domain-containing protein: MSQSSLNGRRGFTLVELLVTMFVAALVIMAATTTFIVQNKMASVQSATSDVQISGQMVMDLLERDIRMAGFGVSKATGLAASDNALANDATCSVGTDAVQIRYSTAISSGSTRGSRAYNYYVSKDPANPGLMRQDLLPGGTTDPIASNVEDLQISGVYDDDGSAVNLGNVDPARPMRVTLQILLKSQARDPDSTTTPPTIGNGIARAADGYRRRTYSVTVSPRNFGL, encoded by the coding sequence ATGAGCCAATCATCCCTCAACGGTCGCCGTGGATTTACCCTTGTCGAACTCCTTGTCACCATGTTTGTTGCCGCTTTGGTGATCATGGCGGCCACGACGACTTTCATCGTACAGAACAAGATGGCGAGTGTCCAGTCCGCCACAAGTGATGTGCAGATAAGCGGTCAGATGGTGATGGATCTGCTCGAGCGCGACATCCGCATGGCCGGGTTTGGGGTGAGCAAGGCAACGGGACTGGCTGCCTCGGACAACGCCCTTGCCAACGATGCAACGTGTAGTGTCGGTACCGATGCTGTCCAGATCCGTTATTCGACGGCAATTTCATCCGGGTCGACCAGAGGTTCTCGGGCGTACAACTATTACGTCAGTAAGGACCCTGCCAACCCGGGGTTGATGCGGCAGGATCTCCTGCCGGGCGGGACAACGGATCCCATCGCGTCAAACGTAGAGGACCTGCAGATATCCGGGGTCTATGACGATGACGGTTCAGCGGTGAATCTGGGGAATGTCGATCCGGCCCGCCCCATGAGAGTTACTCTTCAGATTCTCCTGAAATCCCAGGCCAGGGATCCTGACTCCACGACAACTCCTCCGACAATTGGTAACGGTATAGCGCGGGCGGCCGACGGATACCGTAGGCGTACGTACTCGGTAACCGTCAGCCCCCGAAACTTCGGGCTCTAA
- a CDS encoding pilus assembly protein: protein MLTSRLFKKIMRMLSVPVTIAHLAAAPGIARADDTEIYSAGATMKPMVMIIMDNSGSMGDPVPYDNATAYAGTYTKDTVYQYTCTARNKKGQCTATQWQVYTGVFTDQINRDGGVDVAGQDGIDDSSTALKTGNRLNYEALPTTSKLSTAKGVLNNLVDLMYNDVDFGFMKFNTEDGGNIISKIGATITAMHGQISAINATTWTPLAEALTDAGKYFEDTYTGQYSPWNSNNWCQKAFIIIVTDGEPTHDTDTTIIGHFLDRGQTGITDANRGQKWDQDGDYNMHSTTTTDPLNNDVWVADDTYSDTVPQTFLDDVAKYLYTHDLRPDLQGTQNVTTYTIGYAHDSPLLQRTAQNGGGLYFTANNAAELEHSLLMALDDIAKKLQTYTAPVVPITRTSSGDKMYLAFFKPLAYSKFWVGDLHKYGLSSSNQIIDSAGNQATDSSGAMLDTAVPYWSVSSLLKSRSTARNIYTYLGTNSNLTDSSNAFTIANTALTAAVLGNPAKSNAANAATAARDDLINYIHGQDAYDDNGNLNWTEKRDFILGDILHSVPLVVDYNGPTATDPNRHIFFGSNDGMLHCINDANGSEEWGFVPPDALPRLKLFEEGSSHPYFVDGSVKLYQLRNSAGVITKAIIIFGQRAGGDNYYALDVTNPASPQFLWRINGSSTGFSEIGQTWSEPLIAKVKKNDSNGVPVTYDAVIFGAGFDSAQANTKAVAAAAKGRGVFIANLLTGELISSFKYTTSNGMNYAIPSNVAAVDMDSNGIVDRIYVGDLGGNLWRIGKSPNSTDPTDAQKDINLIDNWGIRKLFASNPGADGSSGRKIFYQPEIALQSGHNYVYFSTGDRDNPRSTDAVDRLYGVKDTSPDQSVFATLTENSLTNQTGVVSSSILPLTTSGWYVRLIAAAGEKSLAAPVLFNKYVLFDTFLPNNALCDIGGGAKVYAVSYLNGLYSRYSLGNGIPTEAVLVVRPTGTTAFVGAGGGVINLLNLIPDSPPTGGGGGGGDGSANQKPIQEIFNFVTGIIPISWREVF from the coding sequence ATGTTGACGAGCAGGCTCTTTAAAAAGATCATGCGGATGCTTTCCGTTCCGGTCACCATCGCCCATCTCGCTGCGGCCCCGGGTATCGCCAGGGCCGATGACACCGAAATATATTCTGCCGGAGCCACCATGAAGCCGATGGTGATGATCATTATGGACAACTCCGGCAGCATGGGCGACCCGGTCCCCTACGACAACGCCACGGCCTATGCCGGAACATACACGAAAGACACCGTCTACCAGTATACGTGCACGGCGCGAAACAAGAAGGGGCAGTGCACGGCAACCCAGTGGCAGGTGTATACTGGCGTCTTTACCGATCAGATAAACCGGGATGGCGGCGTTGACGTTGCTGGTCAGGACGGGATCGACGACAGTAGCACCGCGCTCAAGACCGGCAACCGTCTCAACTACGAGGCGTTGCCCACCACCAGCAAGCTGAGCACGGCCAAGGGGGTGCTCAATAACCTGGTCGATCTGATGTACAATGACGTCGATTTCGGGTTCATGAAGTTCAACACCGAGGACGGCGGCAACATCATCTCGAAAATTGGCGCCACCATTACCGCCATGCATGGCCAGATCAGCGCCATCAACGCCACCACCTGGACTCCTCTCGCAGAGGCGCTGACCGATGCCGGTAAGTATTTCGAGGACACCTATACCGGCCAGTACAGCCCCTGGAATTCTAATAACTGGTGCCAGAAAGCCTTCATCATCATCGTCACCGATGGTGAACCAACCCACGATACCGACACAACCATCATCGGCCATTTTCTCGACCGCGGGCAGACGGGAATCACCGACGCCAACCGGGGGCAGAAATGGGACCAGGACGGTGACTACAATATGCACAGCACTACCACCACCGATCCCCTCAATAACGACGTCTGGGTCGCCGACGATACATACAGTGACACGGTCCCCCAGACGTTTCTCGATGATGTGGCCAAGTATCTCTATACCCACGATCTTCGTCCCGACCTGCAGGGAACCCAGAATGTAACGACGTACACCATCGGCTACGCCCATGACAGCCCCCTGCTGCAGAGAACCGCCCAGAACGGAGGGGGGCTGTACTTTACCGCTAACAACGCCGCGGAGTTGGAGCACAGCCTCCTCATGGCCCTGGACGACATCGCCAAAAAGCTTCAGACCTATACCGCTCCGGTCGTTCCCATAACCCGGACCTCAAGCGGCGACAAGATGTATCTGGCGTTCTTCAAGCCGCTGGCTTACTCCAAGTTCTGGGTCGGCGACCTCCACAAATACGGGCTGTCCAGTTCCAATCAGATCATCGACAGTGCTGGCAACCAGGCCACGGATTCATCGGGAGCCATGCTCGACACCGCCGTTCCGTACTGGAGCGTATCGTCACTGCTGAAGAGCCGGTCTACCGCCCGGAACATCTACACCTACCTCGGGACCAACAGTAACCTCACGGACAGCTCCAATGCCTTCACGATCGCCAACACCGCCTTGACGGCCGCCGTACTCGGCAATCCGGCCAAGAGCAACGCAGCCAACGCTGCCACCGCAGCCCGCGACGACCTGATCAACTACATACACGGCCAGGACGCCTATGATGACAATGGCAACCTGAACTGGACCGAAAAGCGGGACTTCATTCTCGGTGATATCCTCCACTCCGTGCCGCTGGTGGTGGACTACAACGGACCGACGGCCACCGACCCGAACCGGCACATTTTCTTCGGCTCCAACGACGGGATGCTCCACTGCATCAATGATGCGAACGGAAGCGAAGAGTGGGGCTTCGTGCCTCCCGACGCGCTTCCCCGCCTGAAGCTCTTTGAAGAGGGAAGCTCTCACCCGTATTTTGTCGATGGTTCCGTAAAGCTCTACCAACTGCGGAACTCGGCCGGTGTCATCACCAAGGCGATCATCATCTTCGGGCAGCGGGCCGGAGGCGACAACTACTACGCCCTTGATGTCACCAATCCCGCGTCGCCACAATTTCTTTGGAGAATCAACGGTTCATCCACCGGCTTCTCTGAAATCGGCCAGACCTGGTCAGAACCGCTGATAGCCAAAGTGAAGAAAAATGACAGCAACGGGGTGCCAGTCACCTATGATGCCGTTATCTTCGGTGCCGGCTTCGACTCGGCTCAGGCTAACACCAAGGCTGTCGCCGCTGCCGCCAAGGGGCGCGGAGTATTCATCGCCAACCTGCTCACCGGTGAGTTGATAAGCAGCTTCAAATACACAACCAGCAATGGAATGAACTATGCCATTCCCAGTAACGTAGCCGCCGTGGACATGGACTCCAATGGGATTGTCGACCGGATATATGTGGGGGACCTGGGGGGCAATCTTTGGCGGATTGGGAAGTCGCCCAACAGTACTGACCCCACTGATGCCCAGAAAGACATCAACCTCATCGATAACTGGGGAATCCGCAAGCTCTTTGCCTCCAACCCGGGAGCCGACGGCAGTTCGGGGCGGAAAATTTTCTATCAGCCCGAGATAGCCTTGCAGTCGGGGCATAACTATGTTTACTTCTCTACTGGAGACCGGGACAACCCCCGTTCGACGGATGCCGTGGACCGGCTTTACGGGGTGAAGGACACCAGCCCCGATCAGAGCGTGTTCGCCACCCTTACGGAAAACAGCCTGACCAATCAGACAGGTGTGGTAAGCAGTTCTATCTTGCCCCTGACAACAAGTGGCTGGTATGTTCGGCTCATAGCGGCTGCTGGCGAGAAGTCGCTGGCTGCGCCGGTCCTCTTCAACAAGTATGTACTGTTCGATACCTTCCTTCCCAATAATGCCCTCTGTGATATCGGTGGCGGGGCAAAGGTTTACGCCGTAAGCTACCTGAATGGCCTCTATTCGCGTTACAGTCTCGGCAACGGCATACCCACCGAGGCTGTACTGGTCGTCCGCCCGACGGGAACCACGGCTTTTGTCGGAGCCGGCGGCGGGGTCATTAATCTGTTAAACCTCATCCCTGATTCGCCTCCCACAGGTGGGGGAGGTGGCGGGGGAGATGGGAGTGCCAACCAGAAGCCAATACAAGAGATTTTCAATTTCGTGACCGGTATCATACCCATTTCATGGCGAGAGGTGTTCTGA
- a CDS encoding helix-turn-helix transcriptional regulator translates to MKFKNNVRKIREERLMSKAELARLAGVSPATIDRIEHGEECRMETKRKIILAFGFSLSEKEAVFLD, encoded by the coding sequence ATGAAATTCAAGAACAACGTCAGAAAGATCAGAGAAGAACGGCTCATGAGCAAGGCTGAGCTTGCGCGCCTTGCGGGGGTCTCGCCGGCCACCATCGACAGGATCGAGCACGGTGAGGAGTGCCGGATGGAGACAAAGAGAAAGATCATTCTTGCCTTTGGTTTTTCATTGTCCGAGAAGGAAGCGGTCTTTCTCGACTAA
- the pilM gene encoding type IV pilus biogenesis protein PilM, whose product MFFSKKKDLVGIDIGSSSVKLVQLREQKGAWQLLNVGTMPLPSEAIVDNTLMDSSAIVDAVKNLGKSLSVKVKEAACSISGNTVIIRKIKLPAMPPEELEDQIRWEAEQYIPFDINDVNIDFQILEPDEDDPTRMNVLLVASKKEIINDYVNVFAESGFKLVIVDVDSFAVQNAFELNYESGPEEVVALINIGASILNLNIVRGGISLFTRDVQMGGNLFTEEIQKQFALSSDEAERVKLTGDHPDQEKLRSVLARINETLSIEVRRSLDFYNTTAGEGRVSKVYLSGGAAKTAMLADAIQDKLGVPVEMLNPFRKITCSEKEFDPEYLREIGPLVTVALGLAARRVGDKW is encoded by the coding sequence ATGTTTTTCTCCAAGAAAAAGGATCTCGTCGGCATCGACATAGGCTCCAGCTCCGTGAAGCTCGTGCAGCTCCGGGAGCAGAAGGGGGCTTGGCAGCTCCTGAATGTCGGCACGATGCCGCTGCCATCCGAGGCCATCGTCGACAATACCCTCATGGACAGCTCGGCCATCGTCGATGCGGTCAAGAACCTCGGCAAGAGCCTTTCCGTCAAGGTCAAGGAAGCTGCCTGCTCTATTTCGGGCAACACGGTGATCATACGCAAGATCAAGCTTCCCGCCATGCCTCCCGAAGAACTGGAGGATCAAATCCGGTGGGAGGCCGAGCAGTACATTCCCTTTGACATCAATGACGTCAATATCGATTTCCAGATTCTCGAGCCCGACGAGGACGATCCCACCCGCATGAATGTGCTCCTCGTGGCCAGCAAGAAGGAAATCATCAACGACTACGTGAATGTTTTCGCGGAGAGCGGGTTCAAACTCGTCATTGTCGACGTCGATTCCTTCGCGGTGCAGAACGCCTTTGAGCTCAACTATGAAAGCGGGCCGGAGGAGGTCGTGGCCCTCATCAATATCGGTGCCAGCATCCTCAACCTCAATATCGTCAGGGGGGGGATTTCGCTCTTCACCCGCGACGTCCAGATGGGGGGGAACCTCTTTACCGAAGAGATTCAGAAACAGTTCGCCTTGAGCAGCGACGAAGCGGAACGGGTCAAGCTGACCGGTGATCACCCCGACCAGGAGAAGTTGCGGAGCGTACTGGCGCGAATCAACGAAACCCTCTCCATCGAGGTGCGCCGCTCCCTGGATTTCTACAACACGACCGCCGGCGAGGGGAGGGTGAGCAAGGTCTACCTGAGCGGCGGCGCGGCTAAAACCGCCATGCTCGCCGATGCGATCCAGGACAAGCTCGGCGTGCCGGTGGAGATGCTCAATCCCTTCAGGAAGATTACCTGCAGCGAAAAGGAGTTCGATCCTGAGTATCTCCGGGAGATCGGGCCCCTCGTCACGGTTGCCCTGGGGCTGGCCGCAAGGAGGGTTGGGGACAAATGGTAA
- a CDS encoding PilN domain-containing protein, which produces MVKINLLPVRTSKKKETARQQLAILGVSAALVLVAGLGLYVYAQAKIKATKEEISKAENDLQQLKVKIGELENIKKLKDEVTKKLDVLAQLRKGKTGPVRRLATLSDATPDKLWITKYAESGASVSIGGVALDEDLIATFMRNLQRSEDFTNVELVVSEQTEVGGVKAKRFELTCALKAVKNPEPPAPKK; this is translated from the coding sequence ATGGTAAAAATCAACCTGCTCCCGGTCAGAACGTCGAAGAAGAAGGAGACCGCCAGGCAGCAACTGGCGATTCTCGGCGTCTCGGCGGCTCTCGTGCTCGTTGCCGGCCTTGGCCTCTATGTCTATGCCCAGGCAAAGATCAAAGCCACCAAGGAAGAGATTTCCAAGGCTGAAAACGACCTTCAGCAGCTCAAGGTCAAGATCGGCGAGCTGGAAAACATCAAGAAGCTGAAAGATGAGGTCACGAAGAAGCTCGATGTGCTCGCTCAGCTTCGCAAGGGGAAAACCGGCCCCGTCCGCAGACTCGCGACCCTGAGCGATGCTACGCCCGATAAGCTCTGGATCACCAAGTATGCCGAGAGCGGAGCTAGCGTCAGCATCGGTGGGGTTGCTCTCGACGAGGATCTCATCGCCACATTCATGCGCAACCTCCAAAGATCCGAAGATTTCACGAACGTGGAACTCGTCGTGTCCGAGCAAACGGAGGTCGGCGGCGTGAAGGCCAAGCGGTTCGAGCTCACCTGTGCCCTGAAGGCGGTCAAGAACCCAGAGCCGCCCGCGCCGAAGAAATAG